One Telluria mixta DNA window includes the following coding sequences:
- a CDS encoding putative bifunctional diguanylate cyclase/phosphodiesterase, protein MRASSPAAPNDPRHAAPAVSPDGYMEAVGDVAFRLDPSGLIHHASQRAQRAFGTQVLAGTVLTTLAVDVDQAALRNALVDAGTASDPVLVEVRLRCAGKDVWFELRIGLLPGSHELLAVGRDMSVQRATEQRLRHMATHDALTELPNRLLLSDRIRMVIANARRSGQGFCVATIGLDGFKKVNDGLGHPVGDAVLRQASSRLRKTLRDSDTLARVGGDEFVAVLPGTFTPDQIKLVSGRLLAALQSAFEVDGHTVYLGASVGVSIYPDHAEDEIRLIALADAAMGRAKETGKGRAVVYSVRENGPPQHDISLEAAMFQAVREGEFLLYYQPIVSSRTRQIEGFETLMRWKHPTLGMVPPVRFIPIAETNGLINLLGAWALKAALVQLRQFEEVAKRDLYISVNISPRQFRNDRFLSVLDDALAFSGAPGDKLVLEITEGTLMVDPAHAEAILGKMAERNARIAIDDFGTGYSSLAYLKRFPISVLKIDRAFIKDLPASTKDAAICNAVLDLAKHLDLSVVAEGVETEEQLAYVESRGCDYVQGYLTGKPMPAHVAMAALKENLYTELLPDELRAGLT, encoded by the coding sequence GTGCTGGCCGGCACCGTATTGACGACGCTCGCGGTCGACGTGGACCAGGCCGCCCTGCGCAATGCCCTCGTCGATGCCGGCACCGCCAGCGACCCGGTGCTCGTCGAAGTGCGGCTGCGCTGCGCCGGCAAGGACGTCTGGTTCGAATTGCGCATCGGCCTGCTCCCCGGCAGCCATGAATTGCTGGCCGTCGGCCGCGACATGTCGGTCCAGCGCGCCACCGAACAGCGCCTGCGCCACATGGCCACGCACGACGCGCTGACGGAACTCCCGAACCGCCTGCTGCTGTCGGACCGGATCCGCATGGTGATCGCCAACGCGCGCCGCTCGGGCCAGGGCTTCTGCGTCGCCACGATCGGCCTGGACGGCTTCAAGAAGGTCAACGACGGCCTCGGCCACCCGGTCGGCGACGCCGTGCTGCGCCAGGCGTCAAGCCGCCTGCGCAAGACCTTGCGCGACAGCGACACACTGGCCCGCGTCGGCGGCGACGAGTTCGTCGCCGTCCTGCCGGGCACGTTCACGCCGGACCAGATCAAGCTCGTGAGCGGCCGCCTGCTGGCCGCGCTGCAATCGGCGTTCGAGGTCGACGGGCATACCGTGTACCTGGGTGCGTCCGTGGGCGTGTCGATCTACCCGGACCACGCCGAGGACGAGATCCGCCTGATCGCGCTGGCCGACGCCGCCATGGGCCGCGCCAAGGAAACGGGCAAGGGCCGCGCCGTCGTCTACAGCGTGCGCGAGAACGGCCCGCCGCAGCACGACATCTCGCTCGAAGCCGCCATGTTCCAGGCCGTGCGCGAAGGCGAGTTCCTGCTGTACTACCAGCCGATCGTGTCCAGCCGCACGCGCCAGATCGAAGGCTTCGAGACGCTGATGCGCTGGAAGCATCCGACCCTGGGCATGGTCCCGCCGGTGCGCTTCATCCCCATCGCCGAGACCAACGGCCTCATCAACCTGCTCGGTGCCTGGGCGTTGAAGGCGGCGCTGGTGCAGTTGCGCCAGTTCGAGGAAGTGGCCAAGCGCGACCTGTACATCTCGGTCAACATCAGCCCGCGCCAGTTCCGCAACGACCGCTTCCTCAGCGTGCTGGACGACGCCCTCGCCTTTTCCGGCGCACCCGGCGACAAGCTCGTGCTCGAGATCACGGAAGGCACGCTGATGGTCGACCCGGCGCACGCCGAGGCGATCCTCGGCAAGATGGCCGAACGCAACGCGCGCATCGCGATCGACGACTTCGGCACCGGCTATTCGAGCCTCGCCTACCTGAAGCGGTTCCCGATCTCGGTGCTCAAGATCGACCGCGCCTTCATCAAGGATTTGCCCGCCTCGACCAAGGACGCGGCGATCTGCAACGCCGTGCTCGACCTCGCCAAGCACCTCGACCTGTCGGTCGTGGCCGAAGGCGTCGAGACCGAAGAACAACTCGCCTACGTCGAGTCGCGCGGATGCGACTACGTACAAGGCTACCTGACCGGGAAGCCGATGCCGGCCCACGTAGCCATGGCCGCGCTCAAGGAAAACCTGTACACGGAACTGCTGCCGGACGAATTACGGGCGGGCCTCACATGA
- a CDS encoding CBS domain-containing protein, with amino-acid sequence MKVSEILQVKGDILYTVSPDTDLANAAATMAERDIGSLVVMEYGDLVGMLTFREVIKALHAHGGSLEPAGTVRKHMDDSPITVTPDTEVNEVRRIMLEKHARYLPVMNARTLLGVISFYDVARAVLEAQSFENRMLKAYIRDWPAEQMAED; translated from the coding sequence ATGAAGGTATCGGAAATCCTGCAGGTCAAGGGCGACATCCTGTACACGGTGTCGCCGGACACCGACCTGGCGAACGCCGCCGCCACGATGGCCGAGCGCGACATCGGTTCGCTCGTCGTGATGGAATACGGCGATCTGGTCGGCATGCTGACCTTCCGCGAGGTCATCAAGGCCTTGCACGCGCATGGCGGTTCGCTCGAACCCGCGGGCACCGTGCGCAAGCACATGGACGACAGCCCGATCACCGTCACTCCGGACACCGAAGTCAACGAAGTGCGCCGCATCATGCTGGAAAAGCACGCGCGCTACCTGCCCGTCATGAACGCGCGCACCCTGCTGGGCGTGATCTCGTTCTACGACGTCGCGAGGGCCGTGCTCGAGGCGCAGAGCTTCGAGAACCGCATGCTCAAGGCCTATATCCGCGACTGGCCCGCGGAGCAGATGGCCGAGGATTGA
- a CDS encoding HDOD domain-containing protein yields MNQTATIERSPKADATLALLWERIRRRGDMPGFTKAINAILSSMRGEDERDFSMTQTVLSDPVLTQKVLRLANSGMYSAFGQRINTVSKAILVLGTEAIGHLALGLKLIEELSKSTPDSLQAHIEMEKAVLAGMVAHQVAAEAATRDPEEAVVCSILHSLGRMMVTFYLPEHWTLMQQAAGAGAIDPIAIAQLGLSLEQIGRATAEHWGLPRNLIAGMRRVEPGERAADFGHDDWLAAVGTMSSQCAESLWHGDEAGAEQVKVLAAGFAPLIGIEPDNIVGAIEKAKVEAAADLSIAPLANPPEKRARAAAVTRMREAGNKILLNGVADMRDAAAQATPGQMVSMAIETAYHGLSFTRAFGFLRNRRDGRYTAKIGLGDNAKTLVPQLAFDDAYEPNVFFAALGSDRVIFIENARDPKFSSKLPGWWKGSLSEARCFVIIPLCTRGEPVGFIYGDWDDRFPSVYLSQTEFSLLNELRSLVVKSVERRQPVEAVASRA; encoded by the coding sequence ATGAACCAGACTGCTACCATCGAACGATCGCCGAAAGCCGACGCCACCCTCGCCCTGTTGTGGGAGCGGATCCGCCGGCGCGGCGACATGCCCGGCTTCACCAAGGCCATCAACGCCATCCTCTCCTCCATGCGTGGCGAGGACGAGCGCGACTTTTCCATGACCCAGACCGTGCTGTCCGACCCCGTGCTCACCCAGAAGGTGCTGCGCCTGGCGAACAGCGGCATGTACTCGGCCTTCGGCCAGCGCATCAATACCGTCTCCAAGGCCATCCTCGTGCTGGGCACGGAAGCCATCGGCCACCTGGCGCTGGGTCTGAAACTGATCGAGGAACTGTCCAAGTCCACGCCGGACTCGCTGCAGGCCCACATCGAAATGGAAAAGGCCGTGCTGGCCGGGATGGTGGCGCACCAGGTCGCGGCCGAAGCGGCCACGCGCGATCCGGAAGAAGCCGTCGTGTGCTCGATCCTGCACTCGCTGGGCCGGATGATGGTCACGTTCTACCTGCCGGAACACTGGACCTTGATGCAGCAGGCGGCCGGCGCCGGCGCCATCGATCCCATCGCCATCGCGCAACTGGGCCTGTCGCTCGAACAGATCGGCCGCGCCACGGCCGAACACTGGGGCCTGCCGCGCAACCTGATCGCCGGCATGCGCCGCGTGGAACCGGGCGAGCGCGCCGCCGACTTCGGCCACGACGACTGGCTCGCCGCCGTCGGCACGATGTCGTCCCAGTGTGCCGAGAGCCTGTGGCACGGCGACGAAGCGGGCGCCGAACAGGTCAAGGTGCTGGCGGCCGGCTTCGCGCCGCTGATCGGCATCGAACCGGACAACATCGTCGGCGCCATCGAAAAGGCGAAGGTCGAAGCGGCCGCGGACCTGTCGATCGCGCCGCTCGCGAATCCGCCGGAAAAACGCGCCCGCGCCGCCGCCGTCACGCGCATGCGCGAGGCCGGCAACAAGATCCTGCTGAACGGCGTGGCCGACATGCGCGACGCCGCTGCCCAGGCCACGCCGGGCCAGATGGTGTCGATGGCGATCGAAACGGCCTACCACGGCCTGTCGTTCACGCGCGCGTTCGGCTTCCTGCGCAACCGCCGCGACGGCCGCTATACGGCAAAGATCGGCCTCGGCGACAACGCCAAGACGCTCGTGCCGCAGCTCGCGTTCGACGATGCGTACGAGCCGAACGTATTCTTCGCGGCCCTCGGCAGCGACCGCGTGATCTTCATCGAGAACGCGCGCGACCCGAAATTCTCGAGCAAGCTCCCGGGCTGGTGGAAAGGCTCGCTGTCGGAGGCGCGCTGCTTCGTGATCATCCCGCTGTGCACGCGCGGCGAGCCGGTCGGCTTCATCTACGGCGACTGGGACGACCGCTTCCCGTCCGTCTACCTGAGCCAGACGGAGTTCTCGCTGCTGAACGAATTGCGTTCGCTCGTCGTGAAGAGCGTCGAGCGGCGGCAGCCGGTGGAAGCGGTGGCGAGCCGGGCCTGA
- a CDS encoding YihY family inner membrane protein, whose protein sequence is MLSKTVTNLSRSTTEMINTGVDRVRGLTWNEARDLVRFARRRLTEEKLPQVAGSLTFTTTLAIVPLLTIVLAIFTTFPMFGKLRTALDNYFVQMLMPKAIANTITSNLTQFASKATGLSAVGGIALVITSVAMISTIERAFNQIWKVRRPRPLVQRVLVYWALVTLGPLAFGLSLTLTSQLFSATNGLMSLVPFLGAVFYTVVSVALTTGAYVLLYMTVPNRDVDWRDAMWGGLVAAIAFEVAKRVFAIFIRQFPTYAIIYGALAALPLFLVWMYLSWMITLVGALLTAALPIVKYERWWYEPVPGGAFVDAMAVLKVLHRGARLTGTAMVSSAQIRTCTRIGYDEMSELLERMVAAGWVGRVHVEEQVPLRWGKGARAGTDCWVLLVDPRLVRLADVYRLFVFGGIGSEAGPPVDGAQSPLALDTAALARQVEASVERGLDETLAEHFEKATS, encoded by the coding sequence ATGCTTTCCAAGACCGTCACCAATCTTTCCCGCAGCACGACCGAGATGATCAATACGGGCGTCGACCGGGTGCGCGGACTGACGTGGAACGAGGCGCGCGACCTCGTGCGCTTCGCGCGCCGCCGCCTCACCGAGGAAAAGCTGCCGCAGGTGGCGGGCAGCCTCACGTTCACGACCACCCTGGCCATCGTCCCGCTGCTGACGATCGTGCTGGCCATCTTCACCACGTTCCCGATGTTCGGCAAGCTGCGCACCGCGCTGGACAATTATTTCGTCCAGATGCTGATGCCGAAGGCGATCGCGAACACCATCACGTCGAACCTGACGCAGTTCGCCAGCAAGGCGACGGGGCTGTCGGCCGTCGGCGGTATCGCCCTCGTGATCACGTCCGTGGCCATGATCAGCACCATCGAGCGGGCGTTCAACCAGATCTGGAAGGTGCGCCGTCCGCGGCCCCTCGTGCAGCGGGTGCTCGTGTACTGGGCGCTGGTCACGCTGGGCCCCCTCGCGTTCGGCCTGTCGCTGACGCTCACGTCGCAACTGTTTTCCGCCACCAACGGCCTGATGAGCCTCGTGCCGTTCCTGGGTGCCGTGTTTTATACAGTCGTGTCCGTTGCGCTGACGACGGGCGCCTACGTGCTGCTGTACATGACGGTGCCGAACCGCGACGTCGACTGGCGCGACGCCATGTGGGGCGGCCTCGTCGCCGCCATCGCGTTCGAGGTGGCGAAACGCGTGTTCGCCATCTTCATCCGCCAGTTTCCGACCTATGCCATCATCTACGGCGCGCTGGCCGCGTTGCCGTTGTTCCTCGTCTGGATGTACCTGTCGTGGATGATCACGCTGGTGGGCGCGCTGCTGACGGCCGCGCTGCCGATCGTCAAGTATGAGCGCTGGTGGTACGAACCGGTGCCGGGCGGCGCCTTTGTCGACGCGATGGCCGTGCTGAAGGTGCTGCATCGCGGGGCGCGGCTGACGGGGACCGCGATGGTGTCGAGCGCCCAGATCCGCACGTGCACGCGCATCGGCTACGACGAGATGTCGGAACTGCTGGAGCGGATGGTGGCGGCGGGCTGGGTCGGCCGCGTGCATGTCGAGGAGCAGGTGCCCCTGCGGTGGGGCAAAGGGGCGCGGGCCGGAACCGATTGCTGGGTGTTGCTGGTCGATCCGCGCCTCGTCAGGCTGGCGGACGTCTACCGGCTGTTCGTGTTCGGCGGCATCGGCAGCGAGGCCGGGCCGCCCGTGGACGGCGCGCAATCGCCGCTGGCGCTGGACACGGCCGCGCTCGCGCGCCAGGTCGAAGCGTCCGTCGAGCGAGGGCTGGACGAGACGCTCGCCGAGCATTTCGAAAAGGCTACCAGCTGA
- a CDS encoding DUF962 domain-containing protein, with amino-acid sequence MAAVRYDSFAQFYPWYLTQHENRMCRRAHFLGTSSAIAGVAQYIDSLNPWWLVVAVVTGYGGAWIGHFFFEKNRPATFGYPWYSFRADWVMYWQMLTGKLSW; translated from the coding sequence ATGGCCGCCGTCCGCTACGACAGCTTCGCGCAGTTCTATCCCTGGTACCTGACCCAGCACGAGAACCGGATGTGCCGGCGCGCCCATTTCCTCGGCACGTCGTCGGCCATCGCGGGCGTCGCACAATACATCGACAGCCTGAATCCCTGGTGGCTCGTCGTCGCCGTCGTGACGGGCTACGGCGGCGCCTGGATCGGGCACTTCTTTTTCGAGAAGAACCGTCCGGCCACGTTCGGCTACCCGTGGTATTCGTTCCGCGCGGACTGGGTGATGTACTGGCAGATGCTGACGGGCAAGCTCAGCTGGTAG
- a CDS encoding GGDEF/EAL domain-containing response regulator: MPVSNTPPGAAQDDDLVFADETPADAAVKDGAAWRVLIVDDDADVHSTTTFALGTLDMHGRPLEFLHAYSAAEAIDVLARERDIAVILLDVVMEQADAGLHLVRHVRDTLGRHDVRIILRTGQPGYAPEMDAIRGYDINDYRTKSELTRTKLYTSVAAAIRAYQQIHALEDSRTGLAEVVRANTELMALHTVGEMTLGILREVAALAGQPADGLLCACPPGLDAVGWQVLASCGPSADLAHDGMLATGGQGPAGAIARALAEGRNLYEPDHLALYFSGKAHRHFAAWLKLKSPLDALRRGLIDVFTSSIAVGLDNVALMTALHRAAFYDGLTSLPNRTRLVELIDDSLQARVDTTLCLVDIDQFAETNDALGHQFGDALLVAVAQRLRTRLDAQVVLARIGGDIFCLLGEAGLIDPAAVQDLFAAPFSIEGQDVQVSATLGLVRLLEHDGTAADALKDADIALKRAKSQRRGGHFYFSRGMGVEIRERVRLMHALRGGFARGELFLAYQPQVELAARRAFGAEALLRWRTEDGRFVPPDRFIPIAEYSGLIIDIGAWVLREACAELVRVRAAGHLDFTMSINVSQVQFRHPHFIDMLRQALADTGAPPERVELEITESMAMEEPDLLIERLAEIKRTGVSIAIDDFGTGFSSLSYLQRLCVDRLKIDRAFVTEITDAARGSSIAEMVIELGRNLGLSIIAEGVEDEVQAQILQALGCPLAQGYLFARPLAPEALIEWLGSDALTRAA; encoded by the coding sequence ATGCCCGTATCGAACACGCCCCCGGGCGCCGCACAGGACGATGACCTGGTGTTCGCAGACGAGACGCCGGCAGACGCGGCTGTGAAAGACGGCGCGGCGTGGCGCGTGCTGATCGTCGACGACGATGCCGACGTCCATTCGACGACGACCTTCGCGCTCGGTACGCTCGACATGCACGGACGGCCGCTGGAATTCCTGCATGCCTACTCCGCCGCCGAGGCCATCGACGTGCTGGCACGCGAGCGCGACATTGCCGTCATCCTGCTCGACGTGGTGATGGAACAGGCCGACGCCGGCCTGCACCTCGTGCGCCACGTGCGCGACACGCTCGGCCGCCACGACGTACGCATCATCCTGCGCACGGGCCAGCCCGGCTATGCGCCCGAGATGGACGCGATCCGCGGCTACGACATCAACGACTACCGCACCAAGTCCGAACTCACCCGCACGAAGCTCTACACGAGTGTCGCCGCGGCCATCCGCGCCTACCAGCAGATCCACGCATTGGAAGACAGCCGCACCGGCCTCGCCGAAGTCGTGCGCGCGAACACGGAATTGATGGCCCTGCATACGGTCGGCGAGATGACCCTCGGCATCCTGCGCGAAGTGGCCGCCCTCGCCGGCCAGCCGGCAGACGGCCTGCTGTGCGCCTGTCCGCCGGGCCTCGATGCCGTCGGCTGGCAGGTGCTGGCCAGTTGCGGGCCCAGCGCGGACCTCGCGCACGACGGCATGCTCGCGACGGGCGGCCAGGGCCCGGCCGGCGCCATCGCCCGCGCGCTGGCCGAGGGCCGCAACCTGTACGAACCGGACCACCTGGCCCTGTATTTCAGCGGCAAGGCGCATCGCCATTTCGCCGCCTGGCTGAAGTTGAAGAGTCCGCTGGACGCCCTGCGCCGCGGCCTCATCGACGTCTTCACGAGCAGCATCGCCGTCGGGCTCGACAACGTCGCGCTGATGACCGCCCTGCACCGCGCCGCCTTTTACGATGGGCTCACGAGCCTGCCGAACCGGACGCGCCTCGTCGAGCTCATCGACGACAGCCTGCAGGCGCGTGTCGACACCACCTTGTGCCTCGTCGACATCGACCAGTTCGCGGAAACGAACGACGCCCTCGGCCACCAGTTCGGCGACGCGTTGCTCGTCGCGGTGGCGCAGCGCCTGCGCACGCGCCTGGATGCCCAGGTGGTGCTTGCACGCATCGGCGGCGACATCTTCTGCCTGCTGGGCGAGGCCGGCCTGATCGACCCGGCCGCCGTGCAGGACCTGTTCGCGGCGCCGTTCTCGATCGAAGGCCAGGACGTGCAGGTGTCGGCGACGCTGGGTCTCGTGCGCCTGCTGGAACACGACGGCACGGCGGCCGATGCGCTGAAGGATGCCGACATCGCGCTGAAGCGCGCGAAGAGCCAGCGGCGCGGCGGCCACTTTTACTTTTCGCGCGGCATGGGCGTCGAGATCCGCGAGCGGGTGCGCCTGATGCACGCGCTGCGCGGCGGCTTCGCACGCGGCGAACTGTTCCTCGCCTACCAGCCGCAGGTCGAACTCGCCGCGCGCCGCGCGTTCGGCGCCGAGGCGCTGCTGCGCTGGCGTACGGAAGACGGCCGCTTCGTCCCGCCCGACCGTTTCATTCCGATCGCGGAATACTCGGGCCTGATCATCGACATCGGCGCGTGGGTGCTGCGCGAAGCGTGCGCGGAACTCGTGCGCGTGCGCGCGGCGGGCCACCTCGACTTCACGATGTCGATCAACGTGTCGCAGGTCCAGTTCCGCCACCCGCATTTCATCGACATGCTGCGCCAGGCGCTGGCGGACACCGGCGCGCCGCCGGAACGTGTCGAACTGGAGATCACGGAATCGATGGCGATGGAAGAGCCGGACCTGCTGATCGAGCGCCTCGCCGAGATCAAACGCACGGGCGTGTCGATCGCCATCGACGATTTCGGCACGGGTTTCTCGTCGCTCTCCTACCTGCAGCGGCTGTGCGTGGACCGACTCAAGATCGACCGCGCGTTCGTCACCGAAATCACGGACGCGGCACGGGGCAGCAGCATCGCCGAGATGGTCATCGAGCTGGGCCGCAACCTGGGCCTGTCGATCATCGCCGAGGGTGTGGAAGACGAGGTACAGGCCCAGATCCTGCAGGCGCTCGGCTGCCCGCTCGCGCAGGGCTACCTGTTCGCGCGCCCGCTCGCACCCGAGGCACTCATCGAGTGGCTGGGCAGCGACGCGCTGACGCGCGCCGCGTGA
- a CDS encoding alpha/beta fold hydrolase — protein sequence MLLDVNGKTAYAYTAGSAPARSAIVLIHGAQNDHSVWTAQARALAHQGHHVLAVDLPGHGRSAGPALAAVEDMAAWLLDLLDAAGIGSAVLAGHSMGSLVALEAASRAPGRVRALALVGSTWPMKVSDALLETARTDEAAAIDMVNLWSHAAIAPAAPSRPQGVWLAGASRRLMQRLSQQNPDQLFHTDFVACNTYASGGVAAQAIACPTLFVQGRRDVMTPPRSAQALVAAIPHARVVALDCGHALMTEQPDGVNAALADFVRGLD from the coding sequence ATGCTGCTCGACGTGAACGGCAAGACCGCCTACGCCTACACGGCCGGCAGCGCCCCTGCGCGCTCCGCCATCGTGTTGATCCACGGTGCCCAGAACGACCATTCCGTGTGGACGGCCCAGGCGCGCGCCCTCGCGCACCAGGGCCATCACGTGCTGGCCGTCGACCTGCCCGGCCACGGCCGCAGCGCCGGCCCCGCGCTGGCGGCGGTGGAAGACATGGCCGCCTGGCTGCTGGACCTTCTCGATGCGGCCGGCATCGGCAGCGCCGTGCTGGCCGGCCACAGCATGGGGTCGCTGGTCGCCCTCGAAGCCGCGTCCCGGGCGCCCGGCCGCGTGCGCGCGCTGGCCCTCGTCGGCAGCACGTGGCCGATGAAGGTGTCCGATGCGCTGCTGGAGACGGCACGCACGGACGAGGCTGCTGCCATCGACATGGTCAACCTGTGGTCGCACGCGGCCATCGCGCCGGCCGCGCCGAGCCGGCCGCAAGGCGTTTGGCTGGCGGGCGCATCGCGCCGGCTGATGCAGCGGCTGTCGCAGCAGAACCCGGATCAGCTGTTCCACACCGACTTCGTGGCGTGCAATACGTACGCGAGCGGCGGCGTGGCCGCCCAGGCCATCGCCTGCCCGACCTTGTTCGTGCAGGGCCGGCGCGACGTCATGACGCCGCCCCGCTCGGCGCAGGCGCTCGTGGCCGCGATCCCGCATGCGCGCGTCGTCGCGCTCGATTGCGGGCATGCGCTGATGACGGAACAGCCCGATGGGGTGAACGCCGCGCTGGCGGACTTCGTGCGCGGCCTGGATTGA
- the aroC gene encoding chorismate synthase — translation MSGNTFGKLFSVTTFGESHGPAIGCVIDGCPPGLALSEADIQPELDRRKPGTSRHVTQRQEADQVKILSGVYEGVTTGTPIALLIENTDQRSKDYGNIVEMFRPGHADYTYWHKYGVRDPRGGGRSSARLTAPVVGAGAIAKKWLREKYGTEFMGCMSQLGDIPVPFEDFKHVHDNPFFAATSDADLIARMETAMDDLRRAGDSIGARIDVVAKNVPVGLGQPIYDKLDADIAYAMMGINAVKGVEIGAGFDSVAQKGSEHGDELTPQGFVGNNAGGVLGGISTGQDITVSIAIKPTSSIRTPRRSIDKQGNPVTVETFGRHDPCVGIRATPIAEAMLALVLIDHALMNRAQCGDVHVDTPRLR, via the coding sequence ATGTCCGGCAACACATTTGGCAAGCTGTTTTCCGTAACCACTTTCGGCGAGTCGCACGGTCCCGCAATCGGCTGCGTGATCGATGGCTGTCCGCCGGGACTGGCGTTGTCCGAAGCCGACATCCAGCCGGAGCTGGACCGCCGCAAGCCGGGCACGTCGCGCCACGTGACGCAGCGGCAGGAAGCCGACCAGGTGAAGATCCTGTCCGGCGTCTACGAAGGTGTGACGACGGGCACGCCGATCGCGCTGCTGATCGAGAACACGGACCAGCGCAGCAAGGATTACGGCAACATCGTCGAGATGTTCCGTCCCGGCCACGCGGACTACACGTACTGGCACAAATACGGCGTGCGCGACCCGCGCGGCGGCGGCCGCTCGTCGGCGCGCCTGACGGCGCCCGTTGTCGGCGCCGGCGCCATCGCCAAGAAGTGGTTGCGCGAGAAGTACGGTACCGAATTCATGGGCTGCATGAGCCAGCTGGGCGACATTCCCGTGCCGTTCGAGGACTTCAAGCACGTGCACGACAACCCGTTCTTCGCCGCGACGTCCGACGCCGACCTGATTGCGCGCATGGAGACGGCGATGGACGACCTGCGCCGCGCCGGCGATTCCATCGGCGCCCGCATCGACGTGGTGGCGAAGAATGTCCCGGTGGGCCTGGGCCAGCCGATCTACGACAAGCTCGACGCCGACATCGCCTACGCCATGATGGGCATCAATGCGGTGAAAGGCGTGGAGATCGGCGCCGGTTTCGACTCGGTCGCGCAGAAGGGGTCGGAACATGGCGACGAACTGACGCCACAGGGCTTCGTGGGCAACAACGCGGGCGGTGTGCTGGGCGGGATTTCGACGGGCCAGGACATCACCGTGTCCATCGCCATCAAGCCGACGTCGTCGATCCGCACGCCGCGCCGCTCGATCGACAAGCAGGGCAACCCGGTCACCGTCGAGACGTTCGGCCGCCACGACCCGTGCGTGGGCATCCGCGCGACGCCGATCGCGGAAGCGATGCTGGCGCTTGTGCTGATCGATCACGCGCTGATGAATCGCGCCCAGTGCGGCGACGTGCACGTGGATACGCCGCGCCTGCGCTGA
- a CDS encoding PLP-dependent transferase: MSAPRYPGFTTLALHVAAGAPMSDPAVATLEERGTALEGGVAGIATASGQAALHLALATLAGSGHHVVAADNLHADARALLAHGLRRFGVEATFVDPRDPGAWRAAIRPVTRVLLGAALGLDGTVLDIPRVAAVAHDHELPLLVDATLATPRLLSAFDHGADLVIHDAGFLAGQAGAPGGLLVDGGTFDWHAAHARTGHYAGLCEPNPACGGRVFAEESTVGAFALCARHVGLRDFGTALGAHDAAVILRGLETLGMRMDRHVAGARRVADTLAGHPAVSNVVYPEHDLLPRGCGAVVPFTLQGGPAAAGRFLAALKLFGRADAIGGPRSFAADAGAGTVRLYVGLEDPDDLLDDMARALKLAQKGA, from the coding sequence ATGAGCGCTCCCAGGTACCCCGGCTTCACCACGCTGGCGCTGCACGTCGCGGCCGGCGCCCCGATGTCCGACCCGGCCGTTGCCACGCTCGAGGAACGCGGCACCGCCCTGGAAGGCGGTGTCGCGGGCATCGCGACGGCCAGCGGCCAGGCCGCACTGCACCTCGCGCTGGCCACGCTGGCGGGCAGCGGCCACCACGTCGTCGCCGCGGACAACCTGCATGCCGACGCGCGCGCCCTCCTCGCGCACGGCCTGCGTCGCTTCGGCGTGGAGGCCACCTTCGTCGACCCGCGCGATCCCGGCGCCTGGCGTGCCGCGATCCGGCCCGTGACGCGGGTGCTGCTGGGCGCGGCGCTCGGGCTGGATGGCACCGTCCTCGACATCCCGCGCGTGGCCGCCGTCGCGCACGACCATGAGCTGCCGCTGCTCGTCGACGCGACGCTCGCCACGCCCCGCCTGCTGTCCGCCTTCGACCACGGGGCCGACCTCGTGATCCACGATGCCGGCTTCCTCGCGGGACAGGCCGGCGCGCCGGGCGGCCTGCTCGTCGACGGCGGCACGTTCGACTGGCACGCCGCCCATGCGCGCACGGGCCACTACGCCGGACTGTGCGAACCGAACCCCGCCTGCGGCGGCCGCGTGTTCGCCGAGGAATCGACGGTCGGCGCCTTCGCTCTGTGCGCCCGCCACGTGGGCCTGCGCGACTTCGGGACCGCGCTGGGCGCGCACGATGCGGCCGTGATCCTGCGCGGACTCGAGACGCTGGGCATGCGCATGGACCGCCACGTCGCCGGCGCGCGCAGGGTCGCGGACACGCTCGCCGGCCACCCGGCCGTCTCGAACGTCGTGTATCCGGAACACGACCTGCTGCCGCGCGGCTGCGGCGCCGTCGTCCCGTTCACCTTGCAGGGCGGCCCGGCCGCGGCCGGCCGCTTCCTCGCTGCGCTGAAATTGTTCGGCCGGGCGGATGCCATCGGCGGTCCCCGCTCGTTCGCCGCGGACGCCGGCGCGGGCACCGTGCGCCTGTACGTGGGCCTGGAAGACCCGGACGACCTGCTCGACGACATGGCCCGCGCCCTGAAACTGGCGCAGAAAGGAGCCTGA